TTAGTACATGTTAGTCAGCTCAGCTCAGGTCTCAGCTACGCAGGTTTTCGCTTAAGCCATTTCCAAGCATGTCTCAGGTGATGAGACTCTACAAAAACGTTGTGTGTGATGAACTACTCTTCTTTTACATAAAAAGTTTCTATTTTATCCCTCTTACTTACAACATTAACTATTTTTCACTTCCTCTCTCTTatattattcattttttttttcttacaccacCTACCTgtttacacatttctcttaccatatccatattttattatatttactcATCTTTTCACATACTCTTAATTTTTTGTCTTATtatttgtgcaaataataactgtaaagatcattatgaaacggatgtagtattACCTCTAACTGGTCACCAATATTGATGAAAAGGGCATCGGGAACAATTGGAACTTTAAACCATTGGTTATCTTTCTCAACTTGAAGGCCTTCAACTTGTTTGTCTTGCAGAAGAATGGTAAGTATAGTACCATCCGAATGCGGTTCGAGACTTAAAAATTGACCCGATGACGATGAACATGGAGGATAATAGTTGAATCTTGCATAAATATTTATACCTTCCTCTCCTCCACATGTTTTAAAGAACCTGTTTTCTTCTATATTTAGTGATTTTGCAATGGCGTTCAGGATCATTTCGAGTACTCTACTTATCTCCGTGTTGTAGTCCTCCAATGTTTCCCTATACGCAAAAGTTTATCAAAGTAAAGTACGTGAATAGTGCAGAGATCAAGTGTGACATCTATACAAAGACATATATGAGGGAAGTAAAATATAACCGAGGGATCGATCATATATTCATGAAGATAGGACAtgtttaaatataatagagGTTAGTATAATCCACATGTGAGTATTACTGTATTAGACTAGTTTTCCCACATTAATAAATAAAGAGAGATTAATTACTAACATATAAGATTAGTGGACTATTCCACTATCACTGATCTATACATATTCTATCTAGACCTAGTAGTatttaaaaactaaaaccatTGTTGATAATGAGACATGTGTCTTCACCTTATCAATCtcccattttttttatttttttttattattaaaatagaAAACGCTCAAAAGACATCAATATTAATATGTACTTATATTAAAAGAgggaaaacccaaaaaaaacttaaaagacacccatcaaaataaataatcaaaacTCAATGAGCTAACTTAAAATGGTATTAATATTtcgtaataataacaataacaatagaCATTAGTACTTATGAATTAATAGtcatttaaaattattaacCAAAAAATAAGCATAATAAATTAACCATCTTCTCAAAATAAATCATCAACCTCTCATCTccattcattacttataaataaATTGACTAACAATCATTTTCGTTATATCACTTACACAATCGATCAACTTTATATCATCATACATTTATAGAGGTAATGTGTGTTTTACGTTATgtgtctaatttttttttttatggctAAGTTTCAATTTTCATCAATTACTTATGTAATTTACTTAACTGTTTGTTTTGCTATTGATGTTATATTATATGTTACATTATCACTTTCGTTGATTGTTTCTTCTAAATGTATGGTTGTTAGATTTAGTAATAACTTTAAcatctatataaaaaaaacatggtcctatttatttatatatttatgttCTACATTAAGCAAAAATTTATGGACGCGCATaaacaatttaaaatttattaatacCTAAATTCATTGTAAGTTGAGCAATGTAAGTTCGTATAACACTTTACAAAATGCTCTCGTGCATTGCATAGGTCAAAATGCTAGTTGGTTTGATGATGAACCCTAGCTATCAGTTTTATATTCTCCTCAGACATAAGGCTCGAATTGGCTTGATGAGATTTATCATGGGGTATCAGAGCCCATGTTTGTTGGGCATTCATAAGCAATGTCCCACATTGTAGGTTTCCAAAGACATATAGACTTACGAGTATACATTGCATCTAAAAATCACCTGAAATTTGGTAGAGATTCAGGCCAAATCTTGAGATTTCTTTGATCAAGAGGGCTAACTTTGAGACGGAGTCTATCATTCTTGACTCTATCACCTCCATACCCTTCATATGAATCGAGTGTACTGCTTTGCTTTTGCTTCACCTCTAAAGGCAGAGCAAAGAATTCCTTCCCAACTTGACGAATTTGGTTAAGTAATGAGCTCGATAACCCATGATTTATTAGCTGAAAAAACATCAACATAGCAGCGAAAAATAAGCTAAGACTTCGttctattcaacttattttgtctgaacttatataatcttaacttatctggacttatttttgtttaaaataagtcaaaataagccaaacagaACTGAGTCTTAGCTTCCTAATGATCATCTAAGAAAGTACAACAAATATCCTAGCAATAAAACTCTTGGAAGTTTATCAAAAGCAAACCTGAAAACTACTCCATGAAGTAAGAACGGATTGAAGTTTTCGCAATTCGGCTTCGTGTTGGGTTGATGATGAATCCGAAAGGAGGATAAGATCAATAATGGAACTGTCCATGTAATTTTCATGGATTTGTTTGCATGTTATAGTTTTGTTTAGCTCTTGAAAATGGTCAGATGGGTTAATAGGAagaacagatgacgaaacaaccATCTTAATTATTTGTTAGTTCTAGAATGATAATATGTGTAATAGAGAGACACCACATATCATGTTATATATAGACAATATAGTAGTGGTGTTACTATCTACTACATTGGGTAACATCGGTCCTGCTTATCTTTTGTCCCTGTCATGCATTTGATTGATGTTGGTACGTTAATTAGTTAGTTGGGCATTTATGTTTTAGCCTTGTTGGCTACAACGGGTTGttggatttttttgtttttttgtttttttgtttttttgtttgttttcgtGTTTAGGCTAATCCGAATTTCGAACGAGCTAAGATAATTTTCAAGCAATTCACCAAATGTGGTCATCTTTTATACTAAAGTACTTCATAGTGATTAGTTGGTAATTGTATCTAAAATTGCAAGCAAATCTTTAGCTACAACCATTGTactaaattttatattagtactttgaagCAATTGAAAACTATTTCAATCATGTTTGTAGTATCATTAGTAATATTTCTATATTtgcaaataatatattattaaaaaaacaaaataaagaattaatattttttttaaaaatattattttatttattcaatgtttattcaaaaaataagaaacaaagtatgtcAATGTCTTTGATGTATAGTCATTTTTCATATTAAACAAATAAGAACtatcagctaatttaccaaacattTTTACATAAGGAGCTAATTCATTAAAGGCCCTGTTTGGCAACTAGCGGTTAGCGGTAGCGGATCCTATTAGCAGTTTTGACTAGCTGTTGGTATTAGCTTGTTTGACTAGCTGATTGTATTAGCTGATtttgtaaaagtgtttggtaaatagctGATATATAATAGTTGTTTGATTGTGTAAAATTAGCAATAAGGacattgacttatttaattatagAGAATTAGTAATGTATGGTTAGATTTTTTGGAATTAAATGTAGTAACATGAAAAGTAATTAAACAACATTCCTATAAAATTGAAAATGttatttcttgatttttttgttgAGTTCTTTTTCTAATATTTCTTGGTCTTTTGTTGGTAGAAGTAGTAATATTGTTGCCCACGAGATAGCTCGTTGATTGTCGTGGGTCAATGGTTGGCGTTCGTTGGGTAGTAATCTTTCGTCAAATGTTCTTTTGTGTTTAAGTGGTGATGTTTTAAGCAAAGAAAATTAAGTGTCTTTTAGGCTCcttctaaaaaaattgaaaatctgTTGATCCCATTTACAACTTTTACGAAAATAAATTATTTGCAAAATAGGATTGACTAAGAAATACTTTTTACATAAATCCATACTATAAAAGAAActcgatttttatttttatttttaattgtattttacatcatctatttaagaaaaaatgtatacttaaataaaatttaaaataaaaaggtAAGCAAAGTAGTAAAGTTAAGTACTAAAGTtaataaagaaaagaaaaaagtatATCGATCATATTTCACCTTGAGGACTAAGTTGTCTTTTCAACTTACCCAACACAATcctctaattgaaaaagctACTTGGAGCAACTTTTTGGAATTAGAAGATTCATCCCAATCCTCTAACTTTCAAATACCTATATTAGAGGATTGAATTGGTCAAACTTTAAATTAGCTAAATcctctaacaaccaaacacaGCCAAACACTTTTATACAAACAGCTAATTCAACcagctagtcaaaccagctaatTCAAACCAGCTAATTCAAACTAGCTAATATTTAACCGCTAACCGCTCCCAACCAAACAGGCCGAACAAGGCGTTAGAAAACCTAGCTACCCTTGAAATCATAGGGGGTTTCCGTTCCACATTTTACAGGCAACACACTCCGACGATCACAATccccccccctctctctctctctctctctctctctctctctctctctctctctctctctctctctctctctctctcttttacaATCGATTTCTCAATTTAAGTAAGTCAAGCCCTCTCTTTTCTCCATACTGTTAATTTGTTTACGTTCTACGTCTTGCTACTCAATATTAGGGAGTGTTTGGTAAGATCACTGGAAATGGAATGGAAAGGATTTTGA
This sequence is a window from Spinacia oleracea cultivar Varoflay chromosome 1, BTI_SOV_V1, whole genome shotgun sequence. Protein-coding genes within it:
- the LOC110785618 gene encoding jasmonate-induced oxygenase 4-like: MVVSSSVLPINPSDHFQELNKTITCKQIHENYMDSSIIDLILLSDSSSTQHEAELRKLQSVLTSWSSFQLINHGLSSSLLNQIRQVGKEFFALPLEVKQKQSSTLDSYEGYGGDRVKNDRLRLKVSPLDQRNLKIWPESLPNFRETLEDYNTEISRVLEMILNAIAKSLNIEENRFFKTCGGEEGINIYARFNYYPPCSSSSGQFLSLEPHSDGTILTILLQDKQVEGLQVEKDNQWFKVPIVPDALFINIGDQLEIMSNGILKSVVHKVVISDKENERTSIAIGCVPHPDKEIGPFDEFIDRERPQLYNKVTNYFGVLFHNKYRRGERGITSVKLNLERYT